The Kluyvera intermedia genome includes the window GCAGCGTGGCAGCGCACATCAACTGACTGAACGCGCGCTGTCGTTCGTTGAACAGGCGTTGTGGGATCTGATTGGGCGTAAGCTCAATGTTCCGGTCTATAAGCTGCTCGGTGGCTATCGCGACAAAGTCCCCGCTTACGGCAGCACCATGTGTGGCGATGATTTAAAAGGCGGCTTATCGACGCCGGAAGAATATGCAGCATTCTCTGAAACGCTGGTGGCACGCGGCTATAAAGCCATTAAATTGCATACCTGGATGCCGCCGGTCTCATTTGCGCCAAACCCAAAAATGGATATCAAAGCTTGCGCCGCCGTACGTGAAGCGGTGGGCCCAGATATCGACCTGATGATTGACGGCTATCACTGGTACAGCCGTACTGAAGCGCTGTGGATTGGTAAAGAGCTGGAAAAACTCAATTTCGCCTGGTTTGAAGAGCCGATGGAAGAAGACAGCATGTCGTCCTACGCCTGGCTTGCGGAAAACCTGTCCATTCCCATCATTGGGCCGGAAAGCTTTGGCGGCAAGCACCACAGCCGCGCGGACTGGGTGAAAGCTGGTGCGTGTGACATTCTACGCGCGGGCGCAAACGGCGTGGGCGGCATTGGGCCAACCATGAAGGTCGCCGCGCTAGCAGAGTCGTTTGGCATGGACTGCGAAGTTCACGGCAACGGCGCGGCAAGCCTGGCGGCAGTAGGCGCGATTCGTAACTGTCGCTGGTACGAGCGTGGCCTGCTGCATCCGTTCCTCGACTACGACCAGCCAGCCGCATACCTCAACAGCATTATCGACCCGATGGATGCCGACGGGTTTGTGCATTTGTCACAGCGTCCGGGATTGGGCGAAGACATCAATTTTGACTATATCGAAGCCAATACCGTCAGCCACGACTGACACATAATAAATGCCGGATAAGCGAAGCGCCATCCGGCAAATGTACCCTACAGTACAGGCAAATATAGACATGAAAAAATCCTCCTTACTGGGAGCGTGTTTGCTCGCGCTCAGCATGTCGATGGGGAGCGGGGCGGCGATGGCGAAAACGCCGCCCGATCAGCTCATTATCGGCATGAACATGAATAACCTACTCACCCTCGACCCGGCAGCGATGACCGGTAACGAAGTGGTGGGGATTGTCGTCAATCTCTATGATTCGCTGGTGGAGCTGGATCCTTCACAACTCACCAACGTTAAACCGGCACTCGCCAAATCCTGGGATATCAGTCCAGACGGCAAAACCCTGACCTTCCATCTGCAAGGCAACGTCAAGTTTCACTCCGGCAACCCGCTGACCGCCGCCGATGTGGTGTGGTCGATGCGCCGTATTCTGCACCTCAACCTGGCGCAGGCCTCGGTGTGGAAATCCTACGGCTTTAGTAAGAAGAACGTCGATAAACAGGTCACTGCCCTGGATGATTACACCGTGCAGATTGTCCTGCCGAAAGATAACGACCCGCAGCTGGTGATTTACTCACTGGGGGCGCTGGGTAACCTTGGTGTGCTCGATAGCAAAACCGTACAAAGTCATGAAAAAGACAAAGACTGGGGCAACCACTGGCTGACGACTCACGAAGCTGGGTCCGGGCCGTTTATGCTCGAAACGTGGCAGGCGAAAGACGTGCTGCGTATGAAGCGTAACCCAGAGTATTGGCGCGGCGAGCCGAAAATGAGCCGCGTGGTGCTGCGTCACTTCCAGGAGTCGCAGACCCTGCGTCTGATGATTGAAAAGGGTGATCTGGATATCGCCAACAATATGGCGGTTTCTGACATCAACGCCCTACGAAAAGACCCTCAGCTTACCGTCGATGCGGTACAGCGCGGCACCATGTATTACGTGTCGATGAGCATGAAAGAGGCGCATTTCGCTAACCCGAAAGTGCGTGAAGCAGTGCGCTACCTGATTGATTATCAGGGCATCAATAAAGCACTAATGCCGGGTTACGGCGTTTTGCATCAGCGTCCTATTAAGGCAGGAATGCCGTCAACGCTGCCGGATCCGGGTTACACCTTTGATCTTGCGCGCGCGAAAAAACTGCTGGCGGAAGCCGGTTATCCCGACGGCTTTGATACCACGCTGCGCGTGCTCTCTGACCAGCCGTTCCTCAATATTGCCATTGCCGTGCAGTCGACGCTGATGCAGGCGGGCATTAACGCCAAAATCATCACCGGCACCGGCAACCAGATTTACGGCGCGATGCGTGAACGTAAATTCGACATGCTGGTGGGGCGCGGCGGTAGCGGGATGGAACCGCATCCGCACTCCAGCCTGCGTGCGCTGGTCTACAACCCGGACAACAGCGATGCGGCCAGGCTGACCAACTTCCAGGGCTGGCGTACCGGTTTTTATGACAAGCAGCTTAATGACATGATCGATGGCGCGCTGCTGGAACGCTCACCGCAAAAACAGATTACCGATTATCAGCAAATCCAGACCCGATATGACCTGCTGATCCCAGCGATGATCCCAGTCTCGCAGATGGTGGATTCGGTGGTGGTGCGCAATGAAGTCAAAGACTACCAACCGCACCCATCGGCGACCACATTCCTGCGTGAAGTCTACAAAGTCAGCGAAGGAGATAAAGGATGAGTACGGCAATTCTTGCGCCCGGCTCTCGTACCCGGCGCTTTTCAAAACGGCTGATGCAGGTAGCGATTACGCTGTTTGGCCTGCTGCTGCTGACCTTCTTTATCGGTCGCGTGATGCCAATCGACCCGGTGCTGGCCATTGTTGGCCCGGACGCGGACCAGAGTACCTATCAACAGGTGTATCACCAGTTGGGCTTTGACCAGTCGTTGATGACCCAGTTTGGTATCTACTTTGTCAACCTACTGCACGGTGATTTGGGCAATGCGTTGCTGACCGGTAAACCGGTAACCGACGACATTATCCGCGTCTTCCCGGCGACCATGGAACTGGCAACGATGGCGATTATCGTCGGTGCGGGTCTGGGTATTCCACTGGGCGTGCTGGCGGCGGCTCGCCGTAACAGCATCTCCGATTACGTGGTGCGTATTATCAGCCTTGCCGGTTATTCCACGCCGATATTCTGGGTGGGGATGATGGGACTTCTGGTGTTTTACGCCTGGCTCGGGTGGGTCGGCGGTGCAGGGCGCGTAGACCTGGGGCTCGACGGCATTGTGCCGCGTCGTACCGGGTTGATGACCGTCGATGCGCTGCTGGCGGGCAACAGTGAAGTGTTCTGGAACGCGATTAACCACCTGATTTTACCGGCTGCGCTGTTGGGTTTCCACTCGCTGGCCTACATCAGCCGTATGACCCGCAGCTTTATGCTGGCGCAGTTGTCGCAGGAGTTCATTATTACGGCGCGCGTGAAAGGCTTAACCGAACGTCAGGTTATCTGGAATCACGCTTTCCGTAACATTCTGGTGCAGCTGTTGACGGTGGTGGCGCTGGCCTATGGTTCTCTGCTGGAAGGGGCGGTACTGATTGAAACCGTCTTCTCCTGGCCGGGCTTCGGCTCCTATCTCACCGGCAGTCTGCTGCTGGGGGATATGAATGCGGTGATGGGCTGCGTGCTGCTGGTGGGGGTCATCTTCGTGATGCTGAACCTGCTCTCCGACATGCTATATCAATTCTTCGATCCGAGGACAAAATCATGACGGTTTCTCTGGATACATCGCTGACGGGCGGCGCTGGCGAAGGCCGTCAGCGTCTGCTGCGCACCTTCTCGCGAGCGGGTGGTTTTATCGGCAAGATGGCGCGTAACCCGCTGACTGCGATCGGCGGGGGCATTATCTTCGTGCTGATCGTGGTGGCGATTTTCGCGCCGTGGATTGCACCCTACAAGCCGCTAGTGCAGGACTTAAATAACGCGCTCACCGCGCCAAATGCACAGCATTGGTTCGGCACCGATGAGTTTGGCCGCGATATCTTCAGCCGTCTGGTATACGGCTCGCGCATTACGCTGTACATCGTGCTGCTGGTGTCGGTCACCGTCGGCCCGCTGGGGCTGCTGCTCGGCGTGTGCGCCGGTTATTTTGGCGGCAAGGTCGACATGGTGCTGATGCGCGTCACCGATATCTTCATCTCCTTCCCAAGCCTGGTGCTGGCGCTGGCGTTTGTCGCCGCCTTAGGCCCGGGTCTTGAGCATGTGGTTATCGCGATCACCTTAACTGCTTGGCCGCCGATTGCGCGTCTGGCACGTGCTGAAACGCTGTCTCTGCGTCAGGCCGATTTTATCTCAGCCGTGCGCTTACAAGGTGCATCACCGGCCCGTGTCCTGTGGCGTCACATTGTGCCGCTGTGCCTGCCGTCGGTCATCATCCGTATCACCATGAACATGGCGGGGATCATCCTGACCGCCGCCGGTCTGGGCTTCCTTGGCCTGGGCGCTCAGCCGCCGGATCCCGAGTGGGGTGCCATGATCTCCAGCGGCCGTACTTACATGATGGAATGCTGGTGGGTTGTTACCATTCCGGGGCTGGCGATTTTAATCAACAGTCTGGCGTTTAACTTCTTAGGAGATGGCCTACGTGACATCCTCGATCCTCGCAGTGAATAACGCCGCACCTTTGCTCGACGTGCGTGACCTGAGCGTTGATTTCGTTAACGGTGACGCGGTGACCCATGCGGTCCGCGGCGTCTCCTTCCAGTTGGGGCGTGAAAAGCTGGCGATTGTTGGCGAATCCGGCTCCGGGAAATCCACCGTCGGACGGGCGCTGCTGCACCTGCACCCGAAAAAAGCGCGTATTGGCGCAAGCTGCATGCAGTTTGGCGACATCGATCTGCTAAACGCTAGCGAAGCGCAGATGCGCGCCATTCGCGGCAAACGTATTTCGATGATTATGCAGGACCCGAAATACTCGCTTAATCCGGTCGTGCGGGTTGGTGACCAGATTGCTGAGGCCTGGCTCACCCACCATCCGGGCTACAAAACCGAGGCAAAAGCCAAAGCCATGGAGATGTTGGACGTGGTGCGCATTCGCGACCCTGAACGCGTTTACAACCTTTATCCGCATGAAATTTCCGGCGGTCAGGGGCAGCGCATCATGATTGCTATGATGCTGATAACCGACCCGGAGCTGGTGATTGCCGATGAACCTACTTCAGCACTGGACGTGTCGGTACGTTTGCAGGTACTGGGGCTGCTGGACGACTTGGTGAAATCACGCGGTCTGGGGCTGATTTTTATCAGTCACGACATCAACCTGGTGCGCAGTTTCTGTGACCGCGTACTGGTGATGTACGCCGGGCGGGTGGTGGAGTCTATCGCCGCCTGCGACCTCGAAAATGCGCAGCATCCGTATACGCAGGGGCTGATTAGCGCACTGCCGGATATGCAACATCGCCGCCCGGTACTGCCGGTGCTGCAACGTCAGGCCTGTTGGCTGACGGACTAAGGAGCGTACGATGATTGAAGTGAAAAACCTGAATCTGGTTTTTGGCGAAGGCGACAAGCGCAACCAGGTATTATTTGATGTGAACTTTCATGTTCAGCCGGGTGATATTTACGGTCTGGTTGGAGAGTCGGGCTCTGGCAAAACGACGGTGCTGAAGTGCCTGGCTGGGCTGTTTAACCACTGGGGCGGCGAACTGGCGATTAACGGCCAGCGGTTGAACCATGAGATTAGCCGTGAGCGCTGCCGGAAAGTGCAAATGGTGTTTCAGGACCCGTATGGTTCGCTGCACCCGCGCCACACTATTGGCGATATTCTCGAGGAACCGCTACAGATTCACGGCATTGGCGAGCGCGATCGGCGTATCAACAATCTGTTGGACAGGGTGGGGTTGAGTCGTGCGTTTCGCGATCGTTATCCGCACCAGCTCTCCGGCGGCCAGCGTCAACGTGTGGCGATTGCCCGCGCGCTGATTCTTGAGCCGCAGGTGCTGTTGCTTGATGAGCCAACCTCGGCGCTGGATGTGTCGGTGCAGGCGGAGATTTTAAACCTGCTGGCGGAACTGCAAAAAGAATCGAATCTGACCTACCTGATGGTGACGCACGATCTGGGCGTGATTGCCCATTTATGCCAAAAGGTGGCGGTAATGCAATACGGCAAAATTCTTGAAACCCTGACGGTGGATGCGCTGGTGAACGGCGAAGCGCAAACGGCGTATACGCAGATGTTGGTCAACGCCAGCCGTCAGTACACCCGAGAAATGGCGCGGGAGGTGGCCGCGTATTAATCCCCGGCGGCGCTGCGCTTGGCCGGGCTACCAACCTGTAGCCCGGGCGAGGCGTTTACGCCGACCCCGGGTCTGGCACGGAGCTTCCTCGCGGCGCCGTTGTGCTTGGCCGGACTACCCTACCAATTTGCCTTTGGGAATAATAAAAAATGCATAAAACATCATTCCGCATTGCCCTACCGTTAGTGCTTTCTGCCTGTACTGCTTCCGCGATAGCGGCTGAATCCACCGATCTGCGCATGTCCTGGTGGGGTGGCAATGGCCGCCATCAGGTGACGCTAAAAGCGCTGGAAGCCTTCCATCAACAATATCCCGATATCAGCGTCAAAGCCGAATACACCGGCTGGGACGGACACACCTCGCGCCTGACCACGCAACTGGCGGGTGGTACCGAACCGGACGTCATGCAAACCAACTGGAACTGGCTGACGCTATTTTCCAAGGACGGTAACGGTTTTTATGACCTCAATCAGGTCAAAGAAGAGATTGGGTTGGATAACTTTACCGGCAAAGATCTGCAACCGGTAACGGTCAAGGGCAAACTCAACGGCATTCCGGTCGCGATGACCGCACGTATTTTCTACTTCAATGATAAAACCTGGGAAAAAGCGGGCCTGAGCTACCCGAAGAACTGGGACGAACTGATGACCGCTGGCAAGACTTTCGAGAGCAAACTGGGCAAGCAGTATTATCCGGTTGCCCCAGAAAGCCTCGGCGTGCTGGCGTTACTCAACTCGTATATGGTGCAGAAATACAACATTCCGGCTATCGACGAAAAAACGAAGAAATTCACCTACAACGACGCGCAGTGGGTGGAGTTTTTCCAGCTGTATAAAGATCTGGTCAGCAACCACGTGATCCCGGATATGAAGTACTACGCCTCTTTCGGCAAGGGCAATATGTATGAAATGAAACCATGGATCGAAGGCGAGTGGGGCGGCGTCTATATGTGGAACACTGCCGTGACCAAATACTCCGATAACCTTAAACCGCCAGCGAAGCTGGTGTTAGGTGACTATCCTATGTTACCGGGTGCGACCGATGCTGGCCTATTTATGAAGCCGTCGATGATGTTCTCGATTGGTAAAACGACCAAAAACCCACAAGCGGCGGCGAAACTGATTAACTTCCTGCTGAACAGCAAAGAAGGCGTGACGCTGCTGGGGCTGGAGCGCGGCGTACCGTTAAGTAAAAGTGCGGTGGAAACGTTGACGGCAGCGGGAGTGATTAACGACAAGGATCCATCGGTGGCCGGGATTAAACAGGCGCTGGCGCTGCCAACGAAATTGTCGGTGTCGCCGTATCTGGAAGATCCACAGCTGGTGCAGGAATTTGATAGCGCATTACAGTCCATCGACTACGGGAAAAAATCCGTCACCGAAGCGGCGACGGATTTCAAACGTCAGTCTGAACGTATCTTAAAACGCGCGATGCGCTAACGCAGTAACGGACAGTCCGGCGGCAGGCGACAACGCAGTGCCGCCGGTAAAATTTCCATGCGGAAGGTTTTACCACTCAGCGGTTCGCCGTCGAGATTAAAGGTCATCTCATGCTCTGCGGTGACCTCAAACCACGGCGACACGCTGTCCACCAGATTCTCTGTTTTATCGCTGCTGGCGAGGGTATTAAACAACGCGGGCAGCAGCTCTTCACCGGTGAAAATTCGCAGGTGTAGTAGGCCATCGTCAATCAATGCCTCCGGGCAAAGTTGCTGCCCACCGCCCGCCTGGCGGCCGTTGCCGATACCGATTACCAGCGCGTCGCCTTGCCAGTTAAAGTTCTCACCATGAATTTCGCAACGGTCTGGTTTTAGCGTATCCATGCGCATTAAGCCGTGAATCAGATAAGACACGCCGCCTAAGGCCGCTTTGAGTTTTTCTGGGGTTTCGGTGGTGATGCGCGTACCGAAGCCACCTGTTGCCATATTGATAAAGCAGGTTTTTTTATTGACCTGGGCAATATCAACCGGGACATCACGCCCGGCAATCGCCAGTTTCAGGGCATTGGTAAAATCTTCAGGAATATTCACGCTGGTGGCGAAATCGTTCGCCGTACCCAGCGGAAGAATACCGAGCGCCGGAACCTGGGTGCTTTCACACTGAATTAATGCGGTGGCAATTTCGTTGATGGTACCGTCACCGCCGCCCGCAATAACCGTCGCCACGTTAAGCGTGAGCGCTTCTTCTACATAACGCACGGCATCGCCTTTTTCCCACGTCACGCGGACGTGGATTTCAACGCCTTCACCGCGCAGCAGTTCAACCGCCTCGCGAAGTTCAGGGTTGTTGGCTCCTTTGCCATTAAGGATCAATAGACTGGCTGGAAAATCTGACATCGTGGTACCTCTTTATGGGGTATGCAAAGAGTGTAACAAAGGATGGGCAGATTAGCTGTCTCTTAGGTGACAAGTCCCTTGCTCCGTTGTCTCTTATAAGTGACAATGAAGTTTAAGCAAGGGAATGAGGGGAACGGGATGTACAAGTCTCTATTCTATCAGGATGAAAATGGAAACAGGCCTTTTGGTGATTGGCTGGCTAAGCTAAAAAAGAAAGATCAAATTGCCGCAGCAAAGATTGATACAAGGATAGACCGGGCTGAAGCGGGAAATTTCGGAGATCATAAGTTTGAATGAGATGGGGTCTGGGAACTCCGGATTGATTATGGCCCAGGCTACCGCGTTTACTATTCGTTAGAAGACGGTGAAATTATCCTGTTACATATCGGTGGCACGAAGAGAACACAGGATGCTGATATAGATAAAGCAGTTGAATACCTCAAAGATTTTAGAGCGAGGACAAAATGAAAGTAACGGCTAAAAAAGAGCATGCCCTTGAGCAGGTTGCAACCGCGCCAGCGGTTGATCGTGACAAACTGATGGTTGAGGCGTTACGTGCCGATCCCGACTACGCAGATCTTTACCTAAAAACTGCGCTTGAAGAGATTAACGAAGAGGGGGGATTAGGTGGGTTTCTCATTGCCTTACGACGCGTGTTAGAGGCTCGTGGCGGCATTGCTGAAGCAGCGAAAAAAACCGGTCTGGCGCGTCAGAGCATTTACCGTGCGCTATCTGAGAAAGGCAATCCGACGGTGACCACGCTTGCTCAACTCGCAGCGGTGGCAGGTTTGCAGCTCACGTTGAGCAAAGCGCCACACTAATCCGGCAATGTTGATAACCCTGGTACTATGAGGGAGAAGCTGGCAAACGCTGAAA containing:
- a CDS encoding ABC transporter substrate-binding protein, producing MHKTSFRIALPLVLSACTASAIAAESTDLRMSWWGGNGRHQVTLKALEAFHQQYPDISVKAEYTGWDGHTSRLTTQLAGGTEPDVMQTNWNWLTLFSKDGNGFYDLNQVKEEIGLDNFTGKDLQPVTVKGKLNGIPVAMTARIFYFNDKTWEKAGLSYPKNWDELMTAGKTFESKLGKQYYPVAPESLGVLALLNSYMVQKYNIPAIDEKTKKFTYNDAQWVEFFQLYKDLVSNHVIPDMKYYASFGKGNMYEMKPWIEGEWGGVYMWNTAVTKYSDNLKPPAKLVLGDYPMLPGATDAGLFMKPSMMFSIGKTTKNPQAAAKLINFLLNSKEGVTLLGLERGVPLSKSAVETLTAAGVINDKDPSVAGIKQALALPTKLSVSPYLEDPQLVQEFDSALQSIDYGKKSVTEAATDFKRQSERILKRAMR
- a CDS encoding ABC transporter substrate-binding protein, whose product is MKKSSLLGACLLALSMSMGSGAAMAKTPPDQLIIGMNMNNLLTLDPAAMTGNEVVGIVVNLYDSLVELDPSQLTNVKPALAKSWDISPDGKTLTFHLQGNVKFHSGNPLTAADVVWSMRRILHLNLAQASVWKSYGFSKKNVDKQVTALDDYTVQIVLPKDNDPQLVIYSLGALGNLGVLDSKTVQSHEKDKDWGNHWLTTHEAGSGPFMLETWQAKDVLRMKRNPEYWRGEPKMSRVVLRHFQESQTLRLMIEKGDLDIANNMAVSDINALRKDPQLTVDAVQRGTMYYVSMSMKEAHFANPKVREAVRYLIDYQGINKALMPGYGVLHQRPIKAGMPSTLPDPGYTFDLARAKKLLAEAGYPDGFDTTLRVLSDQPFLNIAIAVQSTLMQAGINAKIITGTGNQIYGAMRERKFDMLVGRGGSGMEPHPHSSLRALVYNPDNSDAARLTNFQGWRTGFYDKQLNDMIDGALLERSPQKQITDYQQIQTRYDLLIPAMIPVSQMVDSVVVRNEVKDYQPHPSATTFLREVYKVSEGDKG
- a CDS encoding mandelate racemase family protein, which codes for MKIESVNVTVFQHPTRRVSDSAGHSHPGPESMAKMAMLTITADDGSKGYSFAPPEIVRPFVVNTFFRKVLVGQDPFDRERIWQDLVHWQRGSAHQLTERALSFVEQALWDLIGRKLNVPVYKLLGGYRDKVPAYGSTMCGDDLKGGLSTPEEYAAFSETLVARGYKAIKLHTWMPPVSFAPNPKMDIKACAAVREAVGPDIDLMIDGYHWYSRTEALWIGKELEKLNFAWFEEPMEEDSMSSYAWLAENLSIPIIGPESFGGKHHSRADWVKAGACDILRAGANGVGGIGPTMKVAALAESFGMDCEVHGNGAASLAAVGAIRNCRWYERGLLHPFLDYDQPAAYLNSIIDPMDADGFVHLSQRPGLGEDINFDYIEANTVSHD
- a CDS encoding DNA-binding protein; the protein is MVEALRADPDYADLYLKTALEEINEEGGLGGFLIALRRVLEARGGIAEAAKKTGLARQSIYRALSEKGNPTVTTLAQLAAVAGLQLTLSKAPH
- the yegS gene encoding lipid kinase YegS, which encodes MSDFPASLLILNGKGANNPELREAVELLRGEGVEIHVRVTWEKGDAVRYVEEALTLNVATVIAGGGDGTINEIATALIQCESTQVPALGILPLGTANDFATSVNIPEDFTNALKLAIAGRDVPVDIAQVNKKTCFINMATGGFGTRITTETPEKLKAALGGVSYLIHGLMRMDTLKPDRCEIHGENFNWQGDALVIGIGNGRQAGGGQQLCPEALIDDGLLHLRIFTGEELLPALFNTLASSDKTENLVDSVSPWFEVTAEHEMTFNLDGEPLSGKTFRMEILPAALRCRLPPDCPLLR
- a CDS encoding ABC transporter ATP-binding protein; amino-acid sequence: MIEVKNLNLVFGEGDKRNQVLFDVNFHVQPGDIYGLVGESGSGKTTVLKCLAGLFNHWGGELAINGQRLNHEISRERCRKVQMVFQDPYGSLHPRHTIGDILEEPLQIHGIGERDRRINNLLDRVGLSRAFRDRYPHQLSGGQRQRVAIARALILEPQVLLLDEPTSALDVSVQAEILNLLAELQKESNLTYLMVTHDLGVIAHLCQKVAVMQYGKILETLTVDALVNGEAQTAYTQMLVNASRQYTREMAREVAAY
- a CDS encoding ABC transporter permease; its protein translation is MTVSLDTSLTGGAGEGRQRLLRTFSRAGGFIGKMARNPLTAIGGGIIFVLIVVAIFAPWIAPYKPLVQDLNNALTAPNAQHWFGTDEFGRDIFSRLVYGSRITLYIVLLVSVTVGPLGLLLGVCAGYFGGKVDMVLMRVTDIFISFPSLVLALAFVAALGPGLEHVVIAITLTAWPPIARLARAETLSLRQADFISAVRLQGASPARVLWRHIVPLCLPSVIIRITMNMAGIILTAAGLGFLGLGAQPPDPEWGAMISSGRTYMMECWWVVTIPGLAILINSLAFNFLGDGLRDILDPRSE
- a CDS encoding ABC transporter ATP-binding protein, with amino-acid sequence MTSSILAVNNAAPLLDVRDLSVDFVNGDAVTHAVRGVSFQLGREKLAIVGESGSGKSTVGRALLHLHPKKARIGASCMQFGDIDLLNASEAQMRAIRGKRISMIMQDPKYSLNPVVRVGDQIAEAWLTHHPGYKTEAKAKAMEMLDVVRIRDPERVYNLYPHEISGGQGQRIMIAMMLITDPELVIADEPTSALDVSVRLQVLGLLDDLVKSRGLGLIFISHDINLVRSFCDRVLVMYAGRVVESIAACDLENAQHPYTQGLISALPDMQHRRPVLPVLQRQACWLTD
- a CDS encoding ABC transporter permease, which translates into the protein MSTAILAPGSRTRRFSKRLMQVAITLFGLLLLTFFIGRVMPIDPVLAIVGPDADQSTYQQVYHQLGFDQSLMTQFGIYFVNLLHGDLGNALLTGKPVTDDIIRVFPATMELATMAIIVGAGLGIPLGVLAAARRNSISDYVVRIISLAGYSTPIFWVGMMGLLVFYAWLGWVGGAGRVDLGLDGIVPRRTGLMTVDALLAGNSEVFWNAINHLILPAALLGFHSLAYISRMTRSFMLAQLSQEFIITARVKGLTERQVIWNHAFRNILVQLLTVVALAYGSLLEGAVLIETVFSWPGFGSYLTGSLLLGDMNAVMGCVLLVGVIFVMLNLLSDMLYQFFDPRTKS